From the genome of Psychrilyobacter atlanticus DSM 19335, one region includes:
- a CDS encoding valine--tRNA ligase yields MTELDKIYSPTEIESKWYKTWEENKYFRATMDDEKPNYTIVMPPPNVTGVLHMGHVLNNSIQDTIIRWKRMSGYNTLWMPGTDHAGIATQNRVERKLAEDNLTRDDLGRDKFIEKVWEWKNEYGGIITNQLRRLGASLDWEKERFTMDEGCSESVKDIFVKLYNDGLIYQGEYMVNWCPQCGTALADDEVDHSEHKGHMWHIKYPVKDSDMEFVVATTRPETMIGDTGVAVNPNDERYKDLIGKTVILPLTGKEVPIIADDYVDMEFGTGVVKMTPAHDPNDFEIGKRHNLEIMNIFTPDAKMNALTGKYEGMTREEARVAIVADLEEQGFMEKIEDYDNKVGGCYRCNTNIESRISNQWFVKMESLAKDALEVVYNGDVKIMPKRWEKVYYNWLENIRDWCISRQIWWGHRIPAYYGPDNHLFVAKSDEDAAAQALAHYGKEVELVQETDVLDTWFSSALWPFSTLGLPENKDLERFYPTNTLVTGADILFFWVARMVMAGMYEMKEIPFENVFLHGIVRDEQGRKMSKSLGNSPDTLELIDRYGADAIRFTMIYNTSQGQDVHFSEKLLEMGRNFSNKIWNVSRFVLMNLEDFDINSVNKDELELELVDKWIFSKLNKASKKVNENLDSFTLDEAAKGAYEFLRGDFCDWYVELAKTRLYNSEDEKSKKTAQYVLWTVLEEGLRLLHPFMPFISEEIWQKLGAKGETIMLESFPTCNETLVDEEAEASFEYLQSVVSALRNIRAEINISPAKEVKAILRTSNESELKTLENNKTFLTKLAKLETLEFGDVEKPTGAGFRVVEDSELYVPLAGLLDPEVEIKKIEAQMVKVEKDLAKVNGKLSNEKFTSKAPAHILERERKIQKEYQDKLDKLTENLEAFK; encoded by the coding sequence ATGACGGAATTAGACAAGATATATTCTCCGACGGAGATAGAAAGTAAATGGTACAAAACATGGGAAGAAAATAAGTATTTTAGAGCAACAATGGACGATGAAAAACCTAACTATACTATAGTTATGCCACCACCAAATGTTACAGGTGTATTACATATGGGACATGTTCTAAATAACAGTATCCAAGATACTATTATTAGATGGAAAAGAATGAGTGGATACAACACTCTTTGGATGCCGGGAACAGACCATGCAGGAATCGCTACTCAAAACAGAGTAGAGAGAAAATTAGCAGAAGATAACCTAACTAGAGATGACCTTGGAAGAGATAAGTTTATCGAAAAAGTTTGGGAATGGAAGAATGAATATGGTGGGATAATCACTAATCAATTAAGAAGATTAGGAGCGTCTCTTGACTGGGAAAAAGAAAGATTTACAATGGATGAAGGTTGTTCTGAATCTGTAAAAGATATATTTGTAAAACTATATAATGATGGATTAATTTATCAAGGTGAATATATGGTAAACTGGTGTCCACAATGTGGAACTGCTTTAGCTGACGATGAAGTAGATCACAGTGAGCACAAAGGTCATATGTGGCATATAAAGTATCCTGTAAAAGATTCTGATATGGAGTTTGTAGTAGCAACTACTAGACCAGAAACGATGATAGGAGATACAGGAGTAGCTGTAAACCCTAATGATGAGAGATATAAAGATCTAATAGGTAAAACGGTAATTCTTCCTCTTACAGGAAAAGAAGTTCCAATTATAGCTGACGATTATGTAGATATGGAATTTGGAACTGGTGTAGTGAAGATGACTCCAGCTCATGACCCTAATGACTTTGAGATCGGAAAAAGACATAACTTAGAGATTATGAATATATTTACTCCTGATGCTAAGATGAACGCTCTTACTGGAAAATATGAAGGTATGACCCGTGAAGAGGCAAGAGTTGCTATCGTTGCTGATCTAGAAGAGCAAGGATTCATGGAAAAAATAGAGGATTATGACAATAAAGTCGGTGGATGTTATAGATGTAACACAAATATAGAATCTAGAATATCTAATCAATGGTTCGTTAAGATGGAGTCATTGGCTAAAGACGCATTAGAAGTAGTTTATAATGGTGACGTTAAGATCATGCCAAAAAGATGGGAAAAAGTTTACTACAACTGGTTAGAAAATATAAGAGACTGGTGTATCTCTAGACAGATCTGGTGGGGACATAGAATACCTGCATACTACGGACCTGATAACCACTTATTCGTAGCTAAATCTGATGAAGATGCAGCAGCTCAGGCTCTTGCACACTACGGAAAAGAAGTTGAATTAGTTCAAGAAACAGATGTATTAGATACTTGGTTCTCATCTGCTCTATGGCCTTTCTCAACATTAGGATTACCTGAAAATAAAGATTTAGAAAGATTCTACCCGACAAATACATTGGTAACAGGAGCAGATATCTTATTCTTCTGGGTTGCTAGAATGGTAATGGCAGGAATGTATGAGATGAAGGAAATCCCATTTGAGAATGTATTCTTACATGGAATAGTTAGAGATGAGCAAGGAAGAAAGATGTCTAAGTCATTAGGAAACTCTCCTGATACACTAGAATTAATAGATAGATATGGTGCAGATGCTATCAGATTTACTATGATCTACAACACATCTCAAGGACAGGATGTACATTTCTCTGAAAAATTATTAGAGATGGGAAGAAACTTCTCAAATAAAATATGGAATGTATCTAGATTCGTATTGATGAACTTAGAAGATTTCGATATCAACAGTGTAAATAAAGATGAATTAGAGTTAGAATTAGTAGATAAGTGGATCTTCTCTAAATTAAATAAAGCTTCTAAAAAAGTAAATGAAAACTTAGATAGTTTCACATTAGATGAAGCTGCTAAGGGAGCATATGAATTCTTAAGAGGAGACTTCTGTGACTGGTATGTTGAGTTAGCTAAGACTAGACTATATAACAGTGAAGATGAGAAATCTAAGAAAACTGCTCAATATGTATTATGGACAGTATTAGAAGAAGGATTAAGATTATTACATCCATTTATGCCATTTATTTCAGAAGAAATCTGGCAAAAATTAGGAGCGAAAGGTGAAACAATCATGCTTGAATCTTTCCCTACTTGTAATGAAACTTTAGTAGATGAAGAAGCGGAAGCATCTTTCGAATACTTACAATCTGTGGTTTCTGCCCTTAGAAACATAAGAGCTGAGATAAATATATCTCCTGCAAAGGAAGTAAAGGCAATCTTAAGAACAAGTAATGAATCTGAACTTAAAACTTTAGAAAACAATAAAACATTCCTAACTAAGTTAGCTAAATTAGAAACTTTAGAATTTGGAGATGTTGAAAAACCTACAGGTGCAGGATTCAGAGTAGTAGAAGATTCTGAACTATATGTACCACTAGCAGGATTATTAGATCCTGAGGTTGAGATCAAGAAGATCGAAGCACAAATGGTTAAGGTAGAAAAAGACCTAGCTAAGGTAAATGGTAAATTATCTAATGAGAAATTTACTTCTAAGGCACCTGCTCATATCTTAGAAAGAGAAAGAAAAATACAAAAAGAGTACCAAGATAAGTTAGATAAATTAACTGAAAACTTAGAAGCATTTAAATAA
- a CDS encoding LacI family DNA-binding transcriptional regulator yields MKKLTIIDIAKLAGVGKSTVSRVINNDKKVSQETKERVLEVIKENNYKPSQSAQNMRSKKNKVIGIINTRLESKSETKVIKNILNTLYEDNYDAIILESLFSQEKTVEHIEVLKNKNIAGIIIFAISTLEYNFLKKLKIPIIMVAKKVDGFTSIAYDDYGAIESILNYLIKNSYKNIAYIGVDNKDITTGFQRYSAYRDYTIKYNKENISYFGDFSYNSGYNLAKQLFLEEKQVDSIVCASDSIALGVKKYLDKHQIKEVLVTGVGNDPLIKFLYDDYISISFGYDEIGNLAGKAILDKINKKDVKDIIIDGNITL; encoded by the coding sequence ATGAAAAAACTTACAATAATAGACATAGCTAAATTAGCAGGAGTAGGTAAATCTACTGTTTCTAGAGTTATAAACAATGATAAAAAAGTCAGCCAAGAAACCAAGGAAAGAGTATTAGAAGTTATAAAAGAAAATAATTATAAACCTTCCCAAAGTGCTCAAAATATGAGATCAAAAAAAAATAAAGTCATAGGAATTATAAATACCCGTCTAGAGTCAAAATCAGAGACAAAAGTAATTAAAAATATATTAAATACACTATACGAAGATAATTATGATGCTATTATTTTAGAAAGTTTATTTTCTCAAGAAAAAACAGTAGAACATATTGAGGTATTAAAAAATAAAAATATTGCCGGGATCATAATTTTTGCTATAAGTACTCTAGAATATAATTTTTTAAAGAAATTAAAAATACCAATTATCATGGTAGCGAAAAAAGTAGACGGTTTTACCAGTATTGCCTATGATGATTATGGGGCAATAGAATCTATATTAAACTACCTCATTAAAAATAGCTATAAAAATATAGCTTATATAGGAGTGGATAATAAGGATATCACTACAGGATTTCAACGATACTCTGCTTATCGGGATTATACAATCAAATATAATAAAGAAAACATCTCTTATTTTGGTGATTTTTCATATAATAGCGGATATAACTTAGCAAAACAATTATTTTTAGAAGAAAAACAAGTAGATTCTATAGTCTGTGCCAGTGATAGTATAGCACTAGGAGTTAAAAAATATTTAGATAAACACCAAATAAAAGAAGTTTTAGTTACAGGTGTAGGAAATGATCCACTGATCAAATTTTTATACGATGACTATATCTCTATAAGTTTTGGATATGATGAAATAGGAAATTTAGCAGGAAAAGCTATATTAGATAAAATAAATAAAAAAGATGTCAAAGATATTATCATAGATGGAAATATAACCTTATAA
- a CDS encoding alpha-amylase family glycosyl hydrolase, with amino-acid sequence MNKDLIIYEIFPKCISEKKEGKLIDVINRLPYLSELGINTIWITPIFKSPQKDSGYDVSNYYKIDPIHGDEEILKVLIEKAHSLNIKIILDFVPNHTSNLHEWFIKSENKDLFYKDFYIWRDPRDGKEPNNWISKKNTGSVWEYSKKRKQYYLHLYSKEQPDLNWQNEGVRKEIYSAMGHWLDIGIDGFRLDVVNKLSKVNLDKDTDHAEIYYQNMPDTFEYIKEMREYFSKKYRRNIILIGQAEGIDFKLGEKYQENLDLVLEFANNHMGRGKNYRTLKSNFEEIIKVYLQWQQNQEYWPTLFWGSHDLPRAASRYMLDDDGENTGKIIGVFTLIGRGTPIIYNGDECGTLNCNFNSIEKYKDVRSQNIYNLRSQAENKNKVFSDIRAWSRDNARQLIDWENNLQVSKFYKSCIEIRKEYNDVISFGKLEYETCKDMIIYTIKKNDKYIKVTFNNSNKNKKIDLTNILLRTKNNDGENIASYEAIIEGNL; translated from the coding sequence ATGAATAAAGATTTAATAATATATGAAATATTTCCTAAGTGTATTTCAGAGAAAAAAGAAGGGAAATTAATAGATGTTATTAATAGATTACCATATTTATCTGAATTAGGAATAAATACTATCTGGATAACTCCCATATTTAAATCGCCTCAAAAAGATAGTGGTTATGATGTATCAAACTACTATAAAATTGATCCTATTCATGGAGATGAAGAAATTTTAAAAGTACTTATAGAAAAAGCTCATAGTTTAAATATCAAAATAATTTTAGATTTTGTTCCAAATCATACTAGTAATTTACATGAATGGTTTATTAAATCAGAAAATAAAGATTTATTTTATAAAGATTTTTATATTTGGAGAGACCCTAGAGATGGAAAAGAGCCAAACAATTGGATCAGTAAAAAAAATACTGGATCAGTATGGGAGTATTCAAAGAAAAGAAAGCAGTATTACCTGCATTTATATTCTAAAGAACAGCCGGATTTAAATTGGCAGAATGAAGGTGTTAGAAAAGAAATATATTCTGCTATGGGTCATTGGCTGGATATAGGGATAGATGGATTTAGGCTAGACGTTGTAAATAAACTTTCAAAGGTTAATTTAGATAAGGATACAGATCATGCAGAAATTTATTATCAAAATATGCCAGATACCTTTGAATATATAAAAGAGATGAGGGAATATTTCTCTAAAAAATATCGTAGAAATATTATTTTAATTGGACAGGCTGAGGGGATAGATTTTAAATTAGGAGAGAAATATCAAGAAAATTTAGATTTAGTTTTAGAATTTGCCAATAACCATATGGGAAGGGGAAAAAACTACAGGACTTTAAAGAGTAATTTTGAAGAAATAATAAAGGTTTATTTACAGTGGCAGCAAAATCAAGAATATTGGCCGACTTTATTTTGGGGATCCCATGATCTGCCAAGGGCTGCATCGAGGTATATGTTAGATGATGATGGAGAAAATACTGGCAAGATCATAGGAGTATTTACTTTAATAGGTAGGGGAACACCTATAATATATAATGGTGATGAATGCGGGACACTGAATTGTAACTTTAATTCAATTGAAAAATACAAGGATGTTCGATCGCAAAATATATATAACTTAAGGTCACAGGCTGAAAATAAAAATAAAGTTTTTAGTGATATTAGAGCCTGGTCACGGGACAATGCAAGACAATTGATTGATTGGGAAAATAATTTGCAAGTAAGTAAATTTTATAAAAGTTGTATAGAGATAAGGAAAGAATATAATGATGTTATCAGCTTTGGAAAATTAGAGTATGAAACTTGTAAAGACATGATTATATATACAATTAAAAAGAATGATAAATATATTAAAGTTACATTTAATAATTCGAACAAAAATAAAAAAATTGATTTAACTAATATTTTATTGAGAACAAAAAATAACGATGGCGAGAATATAGCTTCTTATGAAGCAATAATAGAGGGGAATTTATGA
- a CDS encoding glycoside hydrolase family 3 N-terminal domain-containing protein translates to MKKYFKISEKENIKIINIIKSMSIEDKIGQLLFLKQEGEENFSFTPGGVMFRPLSEGDLGKLIRKNNSRFKIQSFISANLESGPKGMILDGIDGVTPLQVVASDEVKSAYDLGKISGEFGKLAGANMTFSPIVDINMNMNNPMVNTRSFGDSVEKIIEYGEHEFNGFLDNDVIPVIKHFPGDGVSDTDQHLLTAVNDLDYEKWKSTYGKVYSKFIDLGAEVIMVGHISLPKYVSKFNEKESYHPASTSKYIIKKLLKEELGYDGLIMTDSTLMAGYTSYHSRKEAIIRSLNSGVDMILFSRDGNEDFEYIKEGYDEGKILLKEIDEKVKKILSLKIKYDILEGKIKENSISKELKEEGSEVFNNIIGNSITLLKDSQKLLPIKFTGKKILLIPITRTKNKKDIEVEYFIDLLKKENVDVSVKKYRGTGCNEMEDLKLSVKKFKEKYDLVIYLVNVKVLSNRTSIKMEYNAFNGVDAPWFINEVNTMLISLSNPFHDYDAPMIKTVINGYNDTKGTIDCIMKKIKGEDTFRGVDPFGLRRGYE, encoded by the coding sequence ATGAAGAAATACTTTAAAATTTCAGAAAAAGAAAATATAAAAATAATAAATATTATTAAGTCAATGTCTATAGAGGACAAGATTGGGCAGCTTTTATTTTTAAAGCAGGAAGGTGAAGAAAATTTTTCATTTACCCCTGGAGGGGTAATGTTTAGGCCTTTATCAGAAGGTGATTTAGGAAAGCTAATAAGAAAGAATAATTCAAGATTTAAAATTCAATCTTTTATATCAGCTAATCTAGAAAGTGGTCCTAAGGGAATGATATTGGACGGTATTGATGGAGTTACACCACTACAAGTTGTAGCAAGCGATGAGGTAAAAAGTGCTTATGATTTGGGAAAAATCTCCGGAGAATTCGGTAAATTAGCAGGAGCAAATATGACATTTTCTCCCATTGTGGATATAAATATGAATATGAATAATCCTATGGTGAATACAAGAAGTTTTGGAGATAGTGTAGAAAAAATTATTGAATATGGAGAACATGAGTTTAATGGATTTTTAGATAATGATGTTATTCCTGTAATTAAGCACTTTCCTGGAGACGGAGTTTCCGATACCGATCAGCATCTATTGACAGCTGTAAATGATTTAGACTATGAAAAATGGAAATCGACCTATGGAAAAGTATATAGTAAATTTATTGACCTAGGAGCAGAAGTTATTATGGTAGGTCATATTTCACTGCCAAAATATGTTTCTAAATTTAATGAAAAAGAATCATATCATCCTGCATCGACATCAAAATATATTATAAAAAAACTTTTAAAGGAGGAGTTGGGTTATGATGGGTTGATCATGACTGATTCCACATTGATGGCTGGTTATACCAGTTACCATTCCCGTAAAGAAGCAATTATAAGATCTTTAAATTCAGGTGTGGACATGATTTTATTTTCCCGTGATGGAAATGAAGATTTTGAGTATATTAAAGAAGGTTATGATGAAGGAAAAATATTACTTAAAGAGATAGATGAGAAAGTAAAGAAAATCCTAAGTTTAAAAATAAAATATGATATTTTAGAAGGAAAAATAAAAGAAAATTCTATTAGTAAGGAGTTAAAGGAAGAGGGGAGTGAAGTATTTAATAATATTATTGGTAATTCTATTACCCTATTAAAAGATTCTCAAAAATTATTGCCTATTAAATTTACAGGTAAGAAAATTTTATTAATTCCTATAACAAGAACAAAGAACAAAAAAGATATAGAGGTAGAATATTTTATAGATCTATTAAAAAAAGAGAATGTAGATGTGAGTGTAAAAAAATATAGAGGAACGGGCTGTAATGAGATGGAAGATTTAAAATTATCTGTTAAAAAATTCAAGGAAAAATATGATTTGGTTATCTATTTAGTTAATGTAAAGGTTCTTTCAAATAGAACATCTATTAAAATGGAATACAATGCTTTTAATGGGGTAGATGCTCCATGGTTTATAAATGAAGTGAATACGATGTTGATATCTTTATCTAATCCGTTTCATGACTATGATGCACCTATGATTAAGACAGTTATTAATGGATACAACGATACAAAAGGAACTATAGATTGTATTATGAAGAAGATTAAAGGAGAGGATACTTTTAGAGGGGTAGACCCTTTTGGATTAAGGAGGGGTTATGAATAA
- the treB gene encoding PTS trehalose transporter subunit IIBC has product MNKINKEEIKDLIELVGGKDNISGVTHCITRMRFALKDENKADVDSIKKLKSVKGCFTSAGQFQVIIGPGVDMFYKEFIMTAKLGSMDKAEVKQAAKGNMKLLERIISNLAEIFVPLLPAIITGGLILGFRNIIGDIKMFDGKTLVEISQFWAGANSFLWLIGEAIFHFLPVGITWSVVKKMGGTPILGIVLGITLVSPQLMNAYLIGSQVPDVWNFGFFNIPKVGYQAQVIPAMLAGVSLAWIENKMKKITPVSIQMILVPFVALLGAVILAHTIIGPIGRSLGDGVAFLAKAALTGPFAVIGSSLFGFIYGPLVITGIHHTTNAVDLQLVQNLGGTMLWPLIALSNIAQGSAVLGIILANKKNKEEREVSIPAVISAYLGVTEPAMYGINLKYKFPMLCAMVGSACAAIIAGLFGVMSNGIGIGGIPGILSIKPQYWAVYLICILVAIVVPVVLTMIIYKRKLAKNDPLLNIN; this is encoded by the coding sequence ATGAATAAGATAAATAAAGAAGAGATCAAAGATTTGATTGAATTAGTTGGTGGGAAAGATAATATCTCTGGTGTTACACATTGTATTACAAGGATGAGATTTGCTTTAAAAGATGAGAATAAAGCAGATGTTGATTCAATAAAAAAATTAAAGTCAGTAAAAGGTTGCTTTACTAGTGCAGGTCAATTCCAAGTAATAATTGGACCTGGAGTAGATATGTTTTATAAAGAATTTATAATGACTGCAAAATTAGGCTCTATGGATAAAGCTGAGGTTAAACAAGCTGCTAAGGGGAATATGAAGTTATTAGAAAGAATTATCTCGAACTTAGCCGAAATATTTGTACCCCTTTTACCTGCCATCATAACCGGAGGATTAATCTTAGGTTTTAGAAATATTATTGGTGACATAAAGATGTTTGATGGGAAAACATTGGTTGAAATAAGTCAGTTTTGGGCAGGTGCAAACTCATTTTTATGGTTGATTGGAGAAGCGATCTTTCATTTCTTACCAGTAGGAATTACCTGGTCTGTAGTAAAGAAAATGGGGGGAACACCAATTCTCGGTATTGTTTTAGGGATTACATTGGTGTCACCACAGTTAATGAATGCCTATCTTATCGGTTCTCAAGTGCCAGATGTATGGAACTTTGGATTTTTTAATATTCCAAAAGTCGGTTATCAAGCTCAAGTAATACCAGCAATGTTAGCAGGAGTATCACTTGCATGGATTGAAAACAAGATGAAAAAAATAACACCAGTCTCTATCCAAATGATATTGGTTCCATTTGTAGCATTATTAGGAGCAGTAATCTTAGCCCATACTATAATCGGACCAATAGGTAGATCTTTAGGAGATGGAGTAGCGTTTTTAGCTAAAGCAGCATTAACAGGACCATTTGCTGTTATAGGGTCTTCATTATTTGGATTTATTTACGGACCATTAGTGATAACGGGAATTCATCATACAACAAACGCAGTCGACCTCCAGCTAGTTCAAAATTTAGGAGGAACAATGTTGTGGCCATTAATCGCCCTATCAAATATTGCTCAAGGTTCGGCTGTGTTAGGTATTATTTTGGCTAATAAAAAAAATAAAGAAGAAAGGGAAGTATCTATACCTGCAGTAATATCAGCCTATTTAGGTGTAACAGAACCTGCAATGTACGGTATCAACCTCAAATACAAGTTTCCAATGTTATGTGCTATGGTTGGTTCAGCTTGTGCAGCAATTATAGCAGGACTTTTTGGAGTGATGTCCAACGGTATAGGTATTGGAGGTATTCCAGGAATATTATCTATTAAACCACAATATTGGGCTGTTTATCTCATATGTATCTTAGTAGCTATAGTTGTTCCTGTAGTCTTAACTATGATAATTTACAAGAGAAAATTAGCTAAAAACGATCCATTATTAAATATAAATTAA
- the treC gene encoding alpha,alpha-phosphotrehalase, giving the protein MSFKDKVVYQIYPKSFNCTTNKTHGDLNGVIEKLDYLKELGVEYIWLTPIYPSPMNDNGYDVADYTNINPDFGTMEDFDILVEEANKRGIKLMLDMVFNHTSTDHIWFQKALQGEKKYQDYYIFKDNNNSNTPPTNWTSKFGGNAWEYIETLDKYYLHLFDKTQADLNWENPELREEIYKVANFWLEKGVKGFRLDVINLISKPEKYEDDLIGDGRRFYTDGTKIHQYLKELNENTFGRYNDVITVGEMSSTTLENCIKYSDPKEKELSMTFSFHHLKVDYKDNDKWSLKDFDFLELKDLLSTWQVEMDKNNGYNALFWCNHDQPRAVSRFGNDKKYRLESAKMLASTLHMMKGTPYIYQGEEIGMTNAKYDNIELYSDVESLNYYEILKSQGKTTEETLHILNQRSRDNSRTPVQWNDGLNGGFSEAKPWLSCIKNYKEINAEKSLKDKNSIFYYYKKLIQLRKDYEIISNGSFDRFLENHKSIFGYKRKLNTEELICLNNFYEEEIEIEIEELEKYDILISNYKNTNFKQNIVKLRAYESITLYKK; this is encoded by the coding sequence ATGAGTTTTAAAGATAAAGTAGTTTACCAAATCTATCCAAAGAGTTTTAATTGTACAACAAATAAAACTCACGGAGATTTAAACGGTGTTATAGAAAAATTAGATTACCTAAAAGAATTAGGAGTAGAATATATATGGTTAACTCCTATATACCCTTCTCCAATGAATGATAATGGTTACGATGTTGCAGATTACACAAATATAAATCCTGACTTTGGAACTATGGAAGATTTTGATATATTAGTAGAGGAAGCAAATAAAAGAGGGATAAAGTTGATGTTAGATATGGTATTTAACCATACTTCTACAGATCATATTTGGTTTCAAAAAGCATTACAAGGAGAAAAAAAATATCAAGATTATTATATTTTTAAAGATAATAACAACTCCAATACTCCTCCTACAAATTGGACATCAAAGTTTGGTGGGAATGCATGGGAATATATAGAAACTTTAGATAAATACTACCTCCATTTATTCGATAAAACTCAAGCAGATCTCAATTGGGAAAACCCAGAATTGAGGGAAGAGATCTATAAAGTTGCAAATTTTTGGTTAGAAAAAGGTGTAAAAGGATTTCGATTAGATGTAATAAACTTAATTAGTAAACCTGAAAAATATGAGGATGATCTCATAGGAGATGGTAGAAGATTTTATACTGATGGAACTAAGATCCATCAATACTTGAAAGAATTAAATGAAAACACTTTTGGGAGATATAATGATGTTATTACTGTAGGAGAGATGAGTTCTACTACACTAGAAAACTGTATAAAATACAGTGATCCAAAAGAAAAAGAGCTGTCTATGACATTTAGTTTTCATCATCTAAAAGTAGATTATAAAGATAACGATAAATGGTCATTAAAAGATTTTGACTTTTTAGAATTAAAAGACCTTTTATCTACTTGGCAGGTTGAGATGGATAAAAACAATGGTTATAATGCATTATTTTGGTGTAACCATGATCAACCTAGAGCTGTCTCAAGATTTGGTAACGACAAAAAATATAGATTAGAATCTGCAAAAATGTTAGCTTCTACACTACACATGATGAAAGGAACTCCGTATATCTACCAAGGTGAAGAGATTGGGATGACCAATGCAAAATATGACAACATAGAATTATACAGTGATGTCGAATCATTAAATTATTATGAAATTTTAAAATCACAAGGAAAGACTACAGAGGAAACACTCCACATATTAAATCAACGTTCTAGAGATAATTCTAGAACTCCTGTACAGTGGAATGATGGCCTTAATGGTGGATTTAGTGAAGCTAAACCTTGGTTATCGTGTATAAAAAATTATAAAGAAATAAATGCTGAAAAATCATTAAAAGATAAAAATTCAATTTTTTATTACTACAAGAAATTAATACAATTAAGAAAAGATTATGAAATAATATCTAATGGTAGCTTCGATAGATTTTTAGAAAACCATAAATCGATATTTGGATATAAAAGAAAATTAAACACTGAAGAATTAATTTGTTTAAATAATTTTTATGAAGAAGAAATTGAGATAGAAATTGAGGAATTAGAAAAATATGATATTTTAATTTCAAATTATAAAAATACTAATTTCAAACAAAATATCGTGAAATTAAGGGCTTATGAATCAATAACATTATATAAAAAATAA